GAGCAGAAAACAATAAGGGGGGCAAATTTGACCTAAAAAAACTATACAAAATACTACGAACAAAGTAATACAGCGTTTATTTACACCTGTTCAGAATCAAAAATACACAATTTTATTAAAACTCTCTGGAAATGTGTTTAAAAATCTTAAATAAGAGCGACTGGGTACCACAATTTCTAGTTAAGTAAGATTTAAACCTGACTGGAATAATATTCATCTTTCCGTTATCAACAGCGTCACGGAAGTGCTGCTAACACCAATATTCCAATGCTAACATTAGCATACTTGTTTGAAACACGACGTACGACCGAAAGTTTAAACATATTTTCTttgcaaatgaaaaaaaaaactccacatATTTATAACAACTTACCATGAATGACAGCACTGTACTCCCCTCTGACGACAAGAGCTGCCCACTTCCACCCTGTAACACCACCACTTAAAATTCAGGATTTGATTGGATGCCGAGGCGCTCGTGATGCCGCTCATTGGTTGAGCAACAACGCCAGATCCCGCCTTCCAGTTGCTTTAATTCTGCATCCGAACTGCCATTGGTTACTTTTTTTAGCAATCAAACAACAAGGTTGCTCCCACTTAAACTGCACAAACAAAACGCCTCGTAAATGAAATGTTTACCGTTTTCTTCCCGGATAAAAGGACTCGGAACACTGAAAACCGTTATTTCTTTACAACTAGAGAAATTCAAGTTCTTTGAAAGGTTTATATTGTATTTAAAGTCTGGGTAGGTGCTGAAAAGCAAAACTTTAGGCCAGAATAACAATATAAACTGGACCAGTTCTACACACCGTATCTATTAATCAACTCTGACAATTAATTTTGGAATAACGGCTTCTAATAAGGTTCAATAAGAAGGTtatctaatttatttattttattgatttaattatttttgttttcaaagTTTTCCCATCAATAAATTCACTGGAAATTGGTGGATTGTATATgtatagttgttgttgttgttggtgtgtgtgtgtgtgtgtgtgtgtgtgtgtgtgtgtgtgtgtgtgtgtgtgtgtgtgtgtgtgtgtgtgtgtgtgtgtgtgtgtgtgtgtgtgtgtgtgtgtgtgtggagggcggGTATTGCAGCTCAATAATATATGTTTTGGACATATTGGGGTGCCAGTGGTTAGGAGTTTGCTCTGTAACCAGTGGGTTGTTGGTTCCAAACTAGGCTCAGTCTATGTCAGTTGttgggtccttgggcaagatacttcacactccttgcctgctggtgggggtcagagggaccagtggcacctgtgtgcagcagccttgcctctgtcagtgtgcccaagggcagctgtgggtacaatgtagctcatcaccaccagcacgtGATTGGATGAATCACTTACTGTAGCGCTTTGAAGTCCTATGACTCAGAAAGGCAATGTACAAGTGCaggttatttatcatttataaattTTAACCCTAAAACTTTTTTGCAATTTAGCGACCCTTTGGTCCAACTAGTCAGCCATAGAGTTCAACTAGTAGCCCAACAGCCCTAACTAGTAAGGTTTTTCCAGTAACTAATTGACTACTAGTTGACCAGTGAACATAACATTTCTACCAGTTAAGGCTTAAAATATTCTGTTGTCAACTAGTGTGCACTTTTATCGGTTGATGGTCAGCAAGTAAGAATATATTGTTGACAAAGTAAATATGTAAGGATTTTTGATCAACCAGTTGGACTTTTTGCTTGAAAGCCTTTAGCTCCAGCCAGGTGGACAAAAGCATCACTAGATGGCAAAACAATCTAACTAGTAAACGCCTTTACTGAACCAATGCATCAATATGTCAAACAACTTGAACAGGCAGGGACTTTAAATTAATACATAAATTACTTGCCATACAAGCCCAAATTGGAGTACGCTGCTGTGAGCCTGACCAGGATGAACTCTGGTTCTAAACCTTTGATGGGGTGGCTGCTGAAATTTAGGTACAGTATAAGTGTCCCATGTGAAGCATCTTAGTGCCACTAAAGAGTTTTAGAAGAAGCCATCACAGGCCGCGGGATTACCGTAATCCCATCCACCACAGTTGGGTATCACAAGTCATTCCAGCACAGGTGAAGAAGATGGAGGTCACTACCAGTCGTGCTGCTGTGCTGCTCCTCCTGCTTCTATCTCAGAGTAAGTCATCGCACAAGAGGTGCTTTGTTTCTTTTAAATGATAGTCGCAGTAATCAATCTCAGTAATCACACAATGCTTAGAAATAAAATGCAGCTCATCAAGTTGTATCAAGAGACAAAAATGAGTTGTTAGTGAGAGTTGGAATGACGTTTTTCTTTCCTCCTTCTGCACGAAGACTAAATGTTTAGTACAGTTATGGGGATAATTACAATAATTTTGGTGTCTCTGAAAGTTTTCTAATTTtgtattttaatgcttttttGTTCACCTGCTCAGCCCTGATCACTGTGCATTCCCAAGAGGTCAGACATCAGTTCACTAGAAGCCTAAAACGTAATTTTAAAAGTATCTGAGGGTAACCTTGGATTCACTCGTCCCTGCATGTTCATCAGGAAGAAGAGGCCATCCAGGAGGAggagctgcaggaggaggagcagcaggtgatTGAGACATGGACACGGAAGGTCAAAGCCTGCACCTGTGACTGCATGTCCATTGATTCACCCACACCTGCTCCCATCTCACCTGTCCTGCCGATCACACTACCTCAGGGTCACGCACTGAACTGTATGCCAGGTAAGGACTCAACCAAGTTCACTTGACTTACCTGTGCTGGGTGTCCTTTATTTCATAGGCAGGTATGACAGGAGGAGATCTGTTGAAGCTAATGGACCTCCCAGTTGAAGGTTGTTTCTCCCTCTACACTTTTATCATCTGCTAAGACTCTGCAGAATTCATCAGTCATCATCTTTTACTGTATCTGAGATGGACTTGCGTTGACATTTTGCGGTATGAAAATAAACACCAGCAGCAAATGCTGTTTAGATAATCCTATTACCTGTGCAGGAATGTGATGTGATGAGCAGATTAGGGAACTCAAAATAGGGAGAGCCCTTTAGCCAGTAGAATTAGCAAGGAGGCACTCACCAGGTATCGCTCTGATCATCTTCTTCAGCCGTTTTCATTCAATTCTCCCATGTATCAAAGGTCATTGCAGCTATCAATCACACATGGGAAAGCTGAGCCAACACACTTACAGTCTTCATGTTGTATTTACAAAACTGCTGCAATGAAGTCAAATTATTTTCTTGGATTTTTATCATTTTGATAACAAATTACCACAACAATTGAAATGTTCCCACCCACAGAATGTCCATATCACAGAGCTCTGGGGTTTGAATCAGGATCCATAACCTCAGACCAGATCAGCTGCTCCAATCAGGACCAGTACACTGGCTGGTACTCCTCCTGGATCCCTAACAAGGCTCGTCTCAACAACCAAGGCTTTGGGTAAAACATGCTATTCTGTCCTGTTAACATCATGTACATAAACAGCACTGTGATATGGGTTTTCCTCCTTACAGAATTCAGTTTCATTGTTTTTGCTTTTCTACCCTGCCTTTATGTTTCCAGTATCAAAGATAACACGAGTACATAGAaaatgcaaaataataaaaaagggaaaaaactagaataaatcaGTACTGGGGCAAATGCGTTCTCACAGTACTGTAATCTGTAGAGTAAAACAAGGTTTTGTTAGGTGTGCATGGTTGTCCAAGTTCAACGACCAGCACCAGTGGATCCAGATTGACCTGAAGGAAGAAGGTGTGGTGTCCGGCATCCTGACCCAGGGCCGCTGCGACGCCGATGAGTGGATCACCAAATACAGCATCCAGTATCGCTCTGTGGAGACTCTCAACTGGATTTATTATAAAGACCAAACAGGAAACAACAGGGTATGCAAACAGACAAGGATACACACTTTTTTCTTTTGCTCCTAGACTTGTGAGTAAAAGATCCACTTTTCTGTCGCTTTCTTTCTCAGGTTTTCTACGGGAACTCTGACCGCATGTCCACTGTGCAGAACCTGCTGCGCCCACCAATCATAGCTCGTTTCATCCGTCTGCTGCCGCTGGGCTGGCACACCCGCATCGCCGTAAGGATGGAGCTGCTGATGTGCATGAACAAGtgcacctgaactgcttcttttccTCACGGTCTAACCTTCCCCGGCCAGCCTTCCTTATGCCAACGAAAGGAGAGCGTTGTCACAGATCCAGTAACTCAAACGTGGCCTGTAACATGCACGTCTGTTTATGGCAAAGCTCAGAGAAAACTCCATCCAGGGAAGGAGGACGAATCTAGTGTCCTTTGATCCACTGTTGTTGATCTGTCCTAAAACGCAGTCTCACGGCATTTCACTCCCAGTAAAGCCAAAGGAGTAAAAAACCAGTATGgttgtttaatttattttaaaatgaaataaaccAAAGTTTAAGATTGTTAAATCAAATGAGcttattttattgttgatttactcTTACATATGTAAACATAAATATTCTAAAATCATTAAGCTGATGTTCTCATTAGGAAAAAAGCAGAATAACACGGACTATGCTACTAATTTGTGTCTTAAACTAAAGCACAAGCTTAATAACTGATTTCATTTGAACAGCTGCTGAAGATGTTTTTGTTAATAATACCAAACAAGTAGTCACACACCAGTATTAATATAATACACAGTGCTCCCTCAACGTGAATTATTCTGTGACAGGTACCGTGTGGTCCTGTTGGACTCTGTTACAGCCTCGGTCTTCACACGCTGCACACACACGCTGCACACACACGCTGCACACACACGCTGCACACACACGCTGCACACACACGCTGCACACACACGCTGCACACACACGCTGCACACACACGCAGTCAAATCAACATCAGCTCAGCGGGAATTTACAGGTCCAGGGCAACGTTGCTGCAGCCGCCTCGTCACTTCTAAGTGcatcatttaaaaaaagttaGGACTGTTTCTCTGCCAACAGTTACAGTACAGACCCCCCCACCAACACTCGGAGAGGTATTAAAAAGCTCTTCCCAAGTGGTTCAACATGTGCAGCAGTCAAAACAGCAGTGCAGTGATTCCCAACCAGATTTGAGGTAACCTGGAAATATAGTGTTTGAAGCCACCTGTTACatgattaaacacattttaaatggaAATGACACAAAAGCCAGCAAGTAACAGGAGTGTGAACAGGTGCTTTAGCTGAAGTGAAAAAGGAGGGAAATCTTCTTTTGGACTCCAACAAAAGGATAGAAGAACAAAACTAGGCAGCTAAAACGTAAGCAAGGGCCATTAGCAAAGTTCAAACGAGAAAGAAAATGGGTACATGTGGGGCAGGACTTTAATGCATTCAAGTGAACATCTATATTTATTCCTATCCTCACAAAAGTTCCCTTTTCACATCATCCAtcaaggaaacagcagagaagtggACTCGAGCCGCTCTACATGAACGGGAGTCAGACTCCAGTTAAAATTTTGATGACTTGTTTAGAGGAAGTTAAACTTTAACAACAACGTCTCTTGATTTCACTGGAACCTGACCGTGCTGACTAGAAATACTTAAGATAACATAGGTTGAACATAAAATAGTTAATATTTACTAGGAGATTAGACATCAACACTTTTACTTGTGATTAGGTTCAGTTGTGTTTGTTGCTTGTTTTGTCAAATATTTTAGGTATCAGTCACCTTTCTCTAGAAAAGATGTCTTTTTACTctgtaattaaagagcaagtcatccccaaatctacttttttctgataaactatataaatgtgtgtctaatcgtgctgcagatacgtgtagtcaatagttttgaactttaatgcattttagttaaaattttaattttctgcctaaaactgtcagtgttgtgccgttgtcaggtaaaaactctgcactgcatttgaatttaaatctgtcagcGCTGTTGGCTAAGTGGTCCCGTAGAACGCTAGCTGGTGCCATACGATGTCACAATTTAGTTGtgagcccgtgtgtgtgtgtgtgtgtgtgtgtgtgtgtgtatttgttagtggctccgccttctcggtctgctaggtaacagcatttgttgcatttttcaaacaggaagtgggagttgagtaagaatctggtaggggtgacttgctctttaagttacaaATTTAGTCAAATTACTTGTTTAGGATTTGAAATTCAAAGTTTAATAGTTGGACTTGGCTTGAGACTTGAATGAGTGTGAAGACTCGAGGCTTACAAATGAATGACTTGGTCCCAACTCTGGGAATTACAGTATTATATCAGAATGCCTGGAGGCGGGCGTGGCAGAttagcaacagttaaaacctacctacctggttactccacacacgtgtttcatgagcatcttttaactcagaagtgcccctgaaggacttagttgttcgtccttttatcaaaacgtatttTGAGCCAAATCGTATAAAAAGGAAAACTTGATGCACTAATAATAGGGAATAAATATTGCCAGGAGATGAAAGCTAAAGCATTAATCAACAATGAACAAGTTAAAACAAACTGACCAAACTAACTTATAATGAATATTCTACATTTATAAAGTAGAAGACATGTACATATTTGACCTGTTATAGAACACAGAGGTTTAGATTCTGAGGATAAACACATAACGTGGTGTCTAAATAATCCCAAAGGTAAACAGAAGCAATAAAACGAGCAGTTGGGATTCACAACACCAACAATGGCTTTTGTGGTCATCTATCTGCTGTAAGAACTTCCTCTTAttggaaaaaaatgtttttgtttagtgtttttatttattttaacagcAGTTAACTGATGATGCTTAGAGTTTAGTTTTTGTATTTTAAAATCTGATCACAATTCAGCCACTTGGAAGGTTCTTCTGGAAAAACTAAcaaatcttgtgtgtgtgtgtgtgtgtgtgtgtgtgtgtgtgtgtgtgtgtgtgtgcgcgcgcgtgtgtgtgtgtgtgtgtgtgtgtgtgtgtgtgtgtgtgtgtgtgtgagagagagagagagagtgtgtgagagagagagagagtgagcgagatagagggtgagagagacagggagggggagggagggagagagggtggtagagagagatagagagggggaGGGTTTGCTCAAAGGTGTGCAAATCCTAATCATCCATTTACATTTGAGGTAGTTTGAAAtctgaatattattattattataataattaatcTATATGTAACTATTGTTTGCGACTGAATGACAATAGTTAATTTTTGAAAAAAGAATTCACCATACAGTTCATGATTATGATTATAAACTTGTTAATCAAGATGAGCTTAATCAGAACAGGACACACAGGGCGCAGTACACAGGTGCGTCCTACAGAGGGCAGTGTAAGCTACAACATGTTTATTTTGGTCAGTTTCTAAAATGGCTGCATTTCATAAAGACATAATGACCTAAATATCGCCAAAAGGAGTAAACAAGTTGAAGCTTTTAGGCGGTCGGATTGTTGGTACGGCTACAACGAACGCTGCATCGACTGAGCTTTTTATATCCAGAGTGACTGAGCACACCCAAGGGCAAGACGCTTGGTCAGAGTTACAATCCTGCGTGAGATGAACACCAGTGACATCAGTCCCTGTCCAGTCCCCTGGTTAAACTTTAGGAGTTAAGAATGCCTTAGAGTAGTCTAAAGGAACGACTGCACAGTAAAATCAATCATTTCATAAAACAAGAAAATACACTTCAAATCTACACTTCGTCTatccacatgtgtgtgtgtgtgtgtgtgcactgagtTTTTAACATATTTAATTTATAATATAATACAAATTACATAACTAATCATATATAAAGTCTATCAAACATGGAAGCCTTTAAAAAATTAAGACGCAAAAGGCTTTTGGCCTGTTTGCAAGCAGAGATTACAACAGtaggtttggtgtgtgtgtgtgtgtgtgtgtgtgtgtgtgagtttaggtgtgtgtgtgtgagagagagagtttatgcgtgtgtgtgtgtgtgtgtgagtttaggtgtgtgtgtgtgtgagagtttatgcgtgtgtgtgtgtgtgtgtgtgtgtgtgtgtgtgtgtgt
This Nothobranchius furzeri strain GRZ-AD chromosome 16, NfurGRZ-RIMD1, whole genome shotgun sequence DNA region includes the following protein-coding sequences:
- the LOC107396062 gene encoding retinoschisin translates to MEVTTSRAAVLLLLLLSQTLITVHSQEEEEAIQEEELQEEEQQVIETWTRKVKACTCDCMSIDSPTPAPISPVLPITLPQGHALNCMPECPYHRALGFESGSITSDQISCSNQDQYTGWYSSWIPNKARLNNQGFGCAWLSKFNDQHQWIQIDLKEEGVVSGILTQGRCDADEWITKYSIQYRSVETLNWIYYKDQTGNNRVFYGNSDRMSTVQNLLRPPIIARFIRLLPLGWHTRIAVRMELLMCMNKCT